In the genome of Osmerus mordax isolate fOsmMor3 chromosome 15, fOsmMor3.pri, whole genome shotgun sequence, one region contains:
- the c8g gene encoding complement component C8 gamma chain: MVGARKGILVGLLVCFCLTETLAQGTGGAQSRPKKVRPKKKKDPTTTSEIAAAKNVDINQMAGTWYLSSVASKCSYLMKHGTSVEAVVLTLTPPSKPKQPLSVSTMTRHNHQCWEVLQAYTLTPTPGHFVLNGGRPLLDTAVVVLDTDHISYAVFHLKKMEQVTLKFYSRTKKVSEAILDKFQDVAKKHGFDYDLMTPYPSYSHCESVEKVHVINCVPFC, encoded by the exons ATGGTTGGGGCACGGAAGGGCATCCTGGTGGGCCtgctggtgtgtttctgtctcacgGAGACCCTGGCACAGGGTACTGGAGGGGCACAGAGCAGGCCCAAAAAGGTAAGacccaaaaagaaaaaagaccccaccaccacctctgagATCGCAGCGGCCAAGAACGTGGACATAaaccag ATGGCGGGGACGTGGTACCTGTCTAGCGTGGCGTCCAAGTGTTCCTACCTGATGAAGCACGGGACCAGCGTGGAAGCTGTAGTGTTGACCCTGACCCCGCCCTCCAAACCCAAACAGCCCCTGTCTGTCAGCACCATGACGCGtca TAATCATCAGTGCTGGGAGGTGTTGCAAGCCTACACTCTCACCCCCACTCCAGGGCACTTTGTACTTAatg GAGGAAGGCCTCTGCTGGACACGGCTGTCGTGGTTCTGGACACGGACCACATCTCCTACGCTGTCTTCCACCTCAAGAAAATGGAGCAGGTCACCCTCAAATTCTACA GCAGGACTAAAAAAGTATCAGAAGCCATATTGGATAAGTTTCAGGATGTGGCCAAGAAGCATGGATTCGATTACGACTTAATGACTCCCTATCCCAGCTACA GTCACTGTGAGTCAGTAGAAAAGGTGCACGTGATTA ACTGCGTACCATTCTGTTGA
- the msrb2 gene encoding methionine-R-sulfoxide reductase B2, mitochondrial, which yields MSGLVVRLSRVISQSAVAKSALLPKRIPAFRRPVFTSAGLQSLTRYDETTDWQKKLSPEQYVITREKGTEVPFSGIYLHHNDVGMYHCVCCDSPLFSSEAKYDSGTGWPAFTEAHGAWGRDESHASVIRRPDNSLGSAGTEVLCKHCDAHLGHVFEDGPDPTGQRFCINSAALTFKPREQSPSNDTDK from the exons ATGTCCGGTCTCGTAGTTCGACTCTCCAGAGTGATTTCTCAAAGTGCGGTCGCCAAGTCTGCATTGTTGCCCAAGAGAATCCCAGCCTTCCGCCGTCCTGTCTTCACAAGTGCAG gcttgCAGTCTCTGACTCGCTATGATGAGACAACAGACTGGCAGAAGAAGCTCTCTCCAGAGCAGTACGTAATCACGAGGGAGAAGGGCACCGAAGTg cccTTCAGTGGAATCTACCTGCACCATAATGACGTGGGAATGTAccactgtgtgtgctgtgactcTCCCCTCTTCAG ttcGGAGGCTAAGTATGACTCTGGTACGGGGTGGCCAGCGTTCACAGAGGCCCATGGAGCGTGGGGGAGAGACGAGAGCCACGCCTCCGTCATCCGTCGCCCCGACAACAGTCTGGGCAGCGCTGGGACAGAGGTTCTGTGTAAACAT TGTGATGCCCACCTTGGTCATGTGTTTGAGGACGGGCCGGACCCCACAGGCCAGCGGTTCTGCATCAACAGCGCGGCCCTCACCTTCAAACCTCGAGAACAGAGCCCCTCCAATGATACAGACAAGTAG
- the ptgdsb.1 gene encoding prostaglandin D2 synthase b, tandem duplicate 1 — protein MKTEMLTVLAALLCGASVCADVAPTKDFSLEKMAGKWYMVGFATNAAWFVNHKAGMKMGTATMVATPGGDLDLSYSNLNEDGSCWRMTHLAKKTDTPGRFTFVSQRWNNENDMRVVDIQSDDYALVHTIKTKDGVSEVLNKLYSRSPEVSAALQQRFLQFSMDTGILPSNIAILPKNAECTAA, from the exons ATGAAGACTGAGATGCTGACAGTATTGGCAGCGCTGCTGTGCGGAGCGTCCGTCTGCGCTGACGTCGCACCCACCAAAGACTTCAGTCTGGAGAAG ATGGCTGGCAAGTGGTACATGGTTGGCTTTGCCACCAACGCTGCCTGGTTTGTGAACCACAAGGCTGGTATGAAGATGGGCACTGCCACCATGGTGGCCACACCTGGAGGGGACCTGGACCTCTCGTATTCCAACCTGAA tgaagACGGTAGCTGCTGGAGAATGACTCACCTGGCCAAGAAGACTGACACCCCTGGACGCTTCACCTTCGTCAGCCAGc gttggAACAATGAGAATGACATGCGAGTGGTGGATATCCAGTCTGATGACTATGCTCTGGTCCACACCATCAAGACCAAGGACGGAGTGTCGGAGGTCCTCAACAAGCTCTACA GTCGCAGTCCTGAGGTGAGCGCTGCTCTGCAGCAGAGGTTCCTGCAGTTCTCCATGGATACCGGAATCCTGCCTAGCAACATCGCCATCCTGCCAAAGAACG CTGAATGTACAGCAGCTTAG